From one Dermacentor silvarum isolate Dsil-2018 chromosome 3, BIME_Dsil_1.4, whole genome shotgun sequence genomic stretch:
- the LOC125944500 gene encoding uncharacterized protein LOC125944500, with translation MLSGAAPSKWRWFKEMSAILCHRPMVEAHDYGIDSDAVSVAEEDSTAQSDDDRLSSFESLDSPGGSQTPSEMSSSPATGSTLPPPKRAKKNSTLTLPQLLERQHLRTAALLKEQNEVLFEQQKELLQKENDNFKEVMAGITASFLQGTQAMMAQLARQPVPTFGQMAQPFSFGHPLQYTQQEGTYVFAAQSQGSGQPNSQKQ, from the exons ATGCTAAGCGGCGCGGCACCCTCGAAATGGAGATGGTTCAAAGAGATGAGCGCCATTCTGTGCCACCGTCCTATGGTGGAGGCCCACGACTATGGCATCGACAGCGACGCTGTCAGCGTCGCCGAGGAGGACAGCACAG CTCAGAGTGATGACGACAGGCTGTCCAGCTTTGAGAGCCTGGATTCTCCTGGTGGCAGCCAAACGCCTTCTGAAATGAGCTCAAGTC CAGCCACTGGCTCTACCCTGCCACCACCAAAGCGGGCCAAGAAGAACAGCACCTTGACGCTGCCCCAATTATTGGAGCGGCAGCATCTGCGCACAGCTGCACTCCTCAAAGAACAGAACGAGGTTCTGTTTGAGCAGCAAAAAGAGCTCCTACAAAAGGAGAATGACAACTTCAAAGAAGTTATGGCCGGAATTACGGCATCGTTTCTGCAGGGAACACAAGCCATGATGGCACAATTGGCAAGGCAGCCTGTGCCAACATTTGGGCAGATGGCACAACCCTTTTCTTTTGGCCATCCTCTGCAATATACTCAGCAAGAGGGAACTTATGTTTTTGCTGCACAGTCTCAGGGGAGCGGCCAGCCCAACTCTCAAAAACAGTAG